From Chloroflexota bacterium, one genomic window encodes:
- a CDS encoding sugar kinase, translating into MNIPAGDLDVLSVGEAIVDLIAEQETATLEEAAHFRRFQGGAPANLAVNVAKLAGSAALIANLGSGPFSRFLQSSFHQAGLETCYLVSDPTARTSVIFISRSPGTADSVTLRDADFKLRPEHISSEAIGRARVVHTTAFALAREPCRSAVIEACKMGREQGKIVSLDPNYNPPVWPDRQEAMSVLQRVFSYVTITKPSLDDAHRLFGPGKSPEAYVDMYHAMGPELVVLTMAADGILLSDSATRHLIPANPVRVVDATGAGDAFWAGFLVALLDGHCPTTCVLFGREVAERKLSTAGPLPAKLDRQEVYRSIG; encoded by the coding sequence GTGAACATTCCCGCCGGCGATCTGGATGTGCTTTCGGTGGGCGAGGCGATCGTGGATCTCATCGCCGAGCAGGAGACGGCGACCCTTGAAGAAGCGGCTCATTTTCGCCGTTTCCAGGGAGGCGCCCCGGCAAATCTGGCTGTTAACGTGGCAAAGCTGGCAGGATCGGCAGCCCTGATTGCCAACCTGGGCAGCGGTCCATTCAGCCGGTTTTTGCAGTCCAGCTTCCACCAGGCCGGGTTGGAAACCTGTTACCTCGTTTCCGATCCGACCGCGCGCACCAGCGTCATCTTCATCTCCCGCTCCCCCGGCACAGCCGACTCTGTGACGCTGCGCGATGCCGACTTCAAACTGCGCCCCGAGCATATCTCCAGCGAGGCGATTGGGCGAGCCAGAGTCGTCCACACGACTGCTTTCGCCCTGGCGCGTGAGCCTTGCCGGTCCGCGGTGATTGAGGCATGCAAGATGGGGCGCGAGCAGGGCAAGATCGTATCGCTTGATCCCAACTATAACCCGCCTGTCTGGCCCGATCGCCAGGAGGCAATGAGCGTGCTGCAGCGGGTATTCTCCTATGTCACAATCACCAAGCCATCGCTGGATGACGCCCACCGCCTGTTTGGTCCGGGAAAGTCACCGGAGGCCTATGTTGACATGTACCATGCCATGGGTCCGGAGCTGGTCGTATTGACCATGGCAGCAGATGGTATCCTGCTGTCCGACTCGGCGACGCGGCACCTTATCCCTGCCAACCCTGTGCGGGTGGTCGATGCAACCGGAGCAGGCGACGCCTTTTGGGCGGGCTTTCTGGTGGCGTTGCTGGACGGACACTGCCCGACTACCTGCGTGCTTTTTGGCCGGGAAGTGGCGGAACGGAAACTGAGCACCGCGGGACCTCTGCCGGCGAAGCTGGACCGCCAGGAGGTATACCGGTCGATCGGATGA
- the secG gene encoding preprotein translocase subunit SecG: MQNVFYIVQMILGVVLISLVVAQSKGSGAGAMFGGDSSFTTTRRGAEKTMFNLTVVVALLFFLTALVSMVVLS; encoded by the coding sequence GTGCAGAATGTTTTTTATATCGTTCAAATGATTCTCGGCGTTGTCCTGATCAGTCTGGTTGTCGCCCAGTCAAAGGGAAGTGGCGCTGGCGCCATGTTTGGCGGAGACAGCTCATTTACGACCACACGGCGGGGCGCGGAAAAAACCATGTTCAACCTGACCGTGGTTGTTGCTCTTCTGTTTTTTCTGACGGCTCTGGTGAGCATGGTCGTTCTCTCCTAG
- a CDS encoding ABC transporter substrate-binding protein, whose protein sequence is MGRAIRWQALIALVGIILLASILASTAFDVSSVTVPVTGGVYTEAVVGFPRGINPLLSYGSDLDRDLSGLLFQGLAAIDERGEVVPALAESWEISPDQRDYTFHLREDVRWHDGAPFTANDVLFTVGVMQSDAFASADFPAPGYLSDLWRSVSAERIDDFTVRFRLQEPYSPFLYENTIGILPEHLWRSVPIEDMPRSILNEQPVGTGPWQLTGMTALSARLEPSSFWQGPDPYLEALELRYYPDYPSAFAAFDAGEVDGVSRILPGNLSTAHESDEMAVFSAPLAGETFVYFNLDNPNTPFLADPEIRQALWLALDIPATIDQALQGQGIPASGPVMPGTWAHVESKKPVADPKSAARMLADAGWIDEDGDGVRQQGEITMSFILLGDDEAVLNSLAEQWARIGVWAKPQVVSLVSLAGDHLATGNYEAALVHWQLSADPDPYPLWHSTQAGDGQNYSGWNHRRADEIMEEGRSVSDPGRRMELYAEFQEIFAEQLPALPLYFDVYNFGVNSKVKDVQVGRLNSPLDRFHTLDQWYIVTERKTVEP, encoded by the coding sequence TTGGGACGTGCAATTCGTTGGCAGGCATTGATCGCCCTTGTCGGCATCATCCTGCTGGCCAGTATCCTCGCATCGACAGCCTTCGACGTCTCCAGCGTGACAGTACCGGTGACCGGGGGTGTCTACACCGAAGCTGTAGTGGGGTTTCCGCGGGGTATCAACCCATTGCTCAGCTATGGCAGTGACCTCGATCGCGACTTGAGCGGCTTGCTGTTTCAGGGCCTGGCAGCTATCGACGAGCGCGGTGAAGTGGTTCCTGCCCTGGCCGAAAGCTGGGAAATCAGCCCGGATCAACGGGATTACACCTTTCATCTTCGGGAAGATGTGCGCTGGCACGATGGCGCCCCGTTCACAGCCAACGATGTGCTCTTCACAGTCGGTGTCATGCAATCGGATGCCTTTGCCAGCGCTGATTTCCCGGCTCCTGGCTACCTGTCCGACCTGTGGCGCAGTGTGTCGGCGGAGCGAATCGACGACTTCACGGTGCGTTTCCGGCTGCAGGAGCCCTATTCTCCCTTTTTGTACGAAAACACAATCGGCATCCTTCCGGAACACCTGTGGCGTTCTGTGCCCATCGAAGATATGCCCCGGTCCATCCTGAACGAACAGCCGGTTGGCACCGGTCCCTGGCAGCTGACCGGCATGACGGCCCTCTCAGCGCGGCTGGAGCCAAGCTCCTTCTGGCAGGGGCCAGATCCATATCTTGAGGCGCTGGAACTGCGATACTACCCTGATTACCCCAGCGCCTTTGCGGCCTTCGACGCGGGTGAAGTCGACGGGGTAAGCCGGATCCTGCCCGGGAACCTGTCCACCGCTCATGAAAGCGATGAAATGGCGGTTTTCAGCGCCCCGCTGGCCGGAGAGACCTTCGTCTATTTCAACCTGGACAATCCCAATACACCCTTTCTGGCCGATCCTGAAATTCGGCAGGCCCTCTGGTTGGCCCTGGATATTCCGGCGACCATCGACCAGGCGTTGCAGGGTCAGGGGATTCCAGCCTCAGGACCCGTTATGCCGGGAACGTGGGCCCATGTCGAGAGCAAAAAGCCCGTTGCCGATCCAAAGAGTGCTGCCCGGATGCTGGCCGATGCGGGCTGGATTGACGAGGATGGCGATGGGGTTCGCCAACAGGGCGAGATAACCATGTCGTTCATCCTGCTTGGCGATGACGAAGCGGTGCTCAACTCGTTGGCAGAGCAGTGGGCCCGGATCGGCGTGTGGGCCAAACCTCAGGTTGTCAGCCTGGTCAGCCTGGCTGGGGACCATCTTGCCACGGGCAATTACGAAGCAGCGCTGGTCCATTGGCAGCTTAGCGCTGATCCGGACCCCTATCCGTTGTGGCATTCGACCCAGGCGGGCGATGGACAGAACTACTCCGGTTGGAACCATCGACGGGCCGACGAGATCATGGAAGAGGGCCGATCTGTCAGTGATCCGGGACGGCGGATGGAACTTTATGCCGAATTCCAGGAGATCTTCGCCGAACAGTTGCCCGCCTTGCCGCTCTACTTCGACGTCTACAACTTCGGCGTCAACAGCAAGGTGAAGGATGTGCAGGTTGGGCGTCTCAACTCGCCGCTGGATCGTTTCCACACCCTGGATCAGTGGTATATCGTTACGGAGCGCAAGACGGTGGAGCCGTAA